One part of the Solanum dulcamara chromosome 3, daSolDulc1.2, whole genome shotgun sequence genome encodes these proteins:
- the LOC129881641 gene encoding reticulon-like protein B5 — protein sequence MSDQVEEIAPESSAKGNVDQHDYSSSSSIEGDDFRQPTNDKSHLFGRQKPVHAALGGGKPADILLWRNKQISAGMLAAATVIWLLFEWIGYHLLTFICHSLILTLAILFFWSNISHFVNKTPMEFPELVLPEKLWTQVALLLRDRFNWAFGVFWEVASGKDLKKFLYTILGLWIVSIVGSWFDFLTIIYILFVMLLTVPWFYEKHEDQVDTYAQKAKKELKRQYSHLDEKVLQKLPKVPFVKDSKQQ from the exons ATGTCCGATCAAGTGGAAGAAATTGCTCCTGAATCATCAGCGAAAGGGAACGTTGATCAACAtgattattcttcttcttcatccattGAAGGCGATGACTTTCGACAACCCACCAATGACAAGTCTCACCTCTTTGGCCGCCAGAAACCTGTCCATGCAGCTCTAGGCGGTGGCAAAC CCGCTGATATTTTGTTGTGGAGGAACAAGCAGATTTCAGCAGGGATGCTTGCTGCTGCCACTGTCATTTGGCTTCTCTTTGAATGGATTGGTTATCATTTGCtcacttttatttgtcattCTCTCATACTTACCTTGGCCATCTTGTTCTTTTGGTCAAATATCTCCCACTTTGTCAACAA GACTCCTATGGAATTTCCAGAGCTTGTATTGCCAGAGAAGTTGTGGACACAGGTTGCTCTACTTTTGAGGGATAGATTCAACTGGGCATTTGGTGTCTTCTGGGAAGTGGCTTCTGGAAAGGATTTGAAGAAGTTTCTCTAT ACTATTTTAGGGTTGTGGATTGTGTCTATTGTTGGCAGCTGGTTTGATTTTCTGACTATTATTTACATCT TATTTGTCATGCTGTTGACAGTACCCTGGTTTTATGAGAAACATGAAGATCAAGTGGATACCTATGCACAGAAGGCTAAAAAAGAACTCAAGAGACAGTACAGTCATTTGGATGAGAAGGTTCTTCAAAAACTACCAAAAGTTCCTTTTGTCAAAGATAGTAAGCAGCAGTGA